The following coding sequences lie in one Candidatus Methylomirabilota bacterium genomic window:
- a CDS encoding acetamidase/formamidase family protein produces the protein MNHRLDKSQVHHEWNNALPPRLEIAPGDTVTFETRDAADGYYSPSSTHDDVIKRGPFRGHPLTGPVRVRGARPGDVLAVEILEVKPGAAFGWTAIRPGRGLLPEADFPKPYLQIWDVSDGKFARKGSRIAVPIEAFPGVMGTALPEPGGHSTMPPRKNGGNMDIKQLTAGTTLELPVWVDGALFSVGDGHAAQGDGEVCVTAVEMNAEVTLRFDLKSGRGLPEPRFRTRGPIATATNRGAWVATTAHGPDLFASAQQAIRYMIEHLVEERGLSREEAYIVSSVAVDLKISEIVDAPNWIVSAFLPESIFV, from the coding sequence ATGAACCACCGCCTCGACAAGAGCCAGGTGCACCACGAGTGGAACAACGCCCTGCCGCCGCGGCTCGAGATCGCGCCCGGTGACACCGTCACCTTCGAGACGCGCGACGCCGCGGACGGGTACTACTCGCCGTCGTCGACGCATGACGACGTCATCAAGCGCGGCCCGTTCCGCGGCCATCCGCTGACGGGGCCGGTGCGGGTGCGCGGCGCCCGGCCGGGTGACGTGCTCGCGGTCGAGATCCTCGAGGTGAAGCCGGGGGCGGCCTTCGGGTGGACGGCGATCCGGCCCGGGCGCGGCCTCCTCCCCGAGGCCGACTTCCCGAAGCCGTATCTGCAGATCTGGGACGTCTCCGACGGGAAGTTCGCCCGCAAGGGCAGCCGCATCGCGGTGCCCATCGAGGCCTTCCCCGGCGTGATGGGCACGGCGCTGCCCGAGCCGGGCGGGCACAGCACCATGCCGCCCCGGAAGAACGGCGGCAACATGGACATCAAGCAGCTCACCGCGGGCACGACGCTCGAGCTCCCGGTGTGGGTGGACGGCGCGCTGTTCAGCGTCGGCGACGGCCACGCCGCGCAGGGCGACGGCGAGGTGTGCGTGACCGCGGTGGAGATGAACGCGGAGGTGACGCTGCGCTTCGACCTCAAGTCGGGGCGCGGACTGCCCGAGCCGCGCTTCCGCACACGCGGGCCCATCGCGACCGCGACCAATCGGGGCGCCTGGGTGGCCACCACCGCGCACGGCCCCGATCTCTTCGCGTCCGCGCAACAGGCGATTCGCTATATGATTGAGCACCTGGTGGAGGAGCGGGGCCTCTCGCGGGAGGAGGCGTATATCGTGTCGAGCGTGGCGGTGGACCTCAAGATCAGCGAGATCGTAGACGCGCCGAACTGGATCGTCTCGGCGTTCCTGCCCGAA